A region from the Gemmatimonadota bacterium genome encodes:
- a CDS encoding sarcosine oxidase subunit gamma produces MDESSLVALMRSASGTAATLEPLDVRPGLTLRARGEGNDRLAAALGVAALPVTNQVQRLADGALLCGLRPDEWVCLGDGPPAGPVREALGEDGAVVDTSASRVAFALYGPGAREVLASCCALDVRPHVFGVGQCAQTLLGRVGVFLLPLATDRYLVACRSSSADYVVRWLTDGMRSVR; encoded by the coding sequence ATGGATGAGTCGTCCCTGGTCGCGCTGATGCGGTCGGCGTCGGGCACGGCGGCCACGCTGGAGCCGCTTGATGTGCGCCCCGGCCTTACCCTGCGTGCGCGCGGTGAAGGCAACGACCGCCTCGCGGCCGCGCTCGGCGTGGCCGCGTTGCCCGTCACAAACCAGGTGCAGCGCCTCGCAGACGGGGCCCTCCTGTGTGGCCTTCGGCCTGACGAATGGGTGTGCCTCGGCGATGGTCCTCCCGCTGGACCTGTGCGGGAGGCCCTCGGCGAGGACGGCGCCGTCGTCGACACCTCTGCTTCGCGCGTCGCGTTTGCCCTGTACGGGCCGGGCGCGCGTGAGGTGCTCGCCAGCTGCTGTGCCCTCGACGTGCGCCCGCATGTGTTTGGCGTTGGGCAGTGTGCGCAAACGCTGCTTGGGCGAGTGGGCGTCTTCCTGCTCCCCCTGGCGACGGATCGTTACCTGGTCGCCTGTCGATCCAGTTCCGCCGACTACGTGGTGCGTTGGCTTACGGACGGGATGCGTTCGGTGCGCTGA